In Mytilus edulis chromosome 7, xbMytEdul2.2, whole genome shotgun sequence, a single genomic region encodes these proteins:
- the LOC139483411 gene encoding uncharacterized protein, translating to MSSLQEMKGNVALILEDRRMNMYSISASIERIESEISVTRQQLNHHLDKLQDHFVTELTKAVENSTKHIQSFIMDLTKKQREIEEWIEDIANIKKNATDKQTFSGMTNLETKLNKTSNDLQFWIDGNHLSQIVVSFHLDTLLHDIINERTKFGKVVVHAMPSKLALKSRTLGQAQMIKVNAKSKSSLEHMTLKLKAKMSTNAFNVSGCCILPNGNLVVSNYDPSYLILIATDGKTENKIISIMQTIIDVTCVHNDTVAVISYTQKNIELISLKSGKTIKTISTSDPAICLTYTEGTFIVCLENGQMKEVRLEDNKTNNISSTVVSRSITELNNTLYSVKKDTNTVVCHKRNGGVLWTFTDEEILQKPRGITVDDLGNVIVAGVESNNVIAISSDGTKHKILLSKTDLCGSPWAVSFNNKFKYLLVSSDKDGRAFLYSVNYS from the coding sequence ATGTCCTCACTTCAGGAAATGAAGGGTAACGTTGCTCTTATTCTGGAAGACAGACGAATGAATATGTATTCAATATCAGCTTCAATAGAGAGAATCGAATCCGAGATTTCTGTGACTCGACAGCAGTTAAATCACCATCTTGATAAATTACAAGACCATTTTGTTACTGAACTGACCAAAGCTGTGGAAAATTCAACTAAACATATACAGAGCTTCATTATGGACTTGACTAAAAAGCAAAGGGAAATCGAGGAATGGATAGAAGATATAGCAAACATCAAGAAAAATGCAACAGATAAGCAAACATTTTCAGGGATGACGAATTTAGAAaccaaactaaataaaacaaGTAACGACTTGCAGTTTTGGATTGACGGTAACCATTTGTCTCAAATCGTAGTTTCTTTCCACTTGGACACTTTATTACATGATATAATCAACGAAAGAACTAAGTTTGGAAAAGTTGTCGTTCATGCCATGCCTAGTAAATTAGCATTAAAAAGCCGAACGCTTGGTCAGGCTCAAATGATAAAAGTGAATGCAAAATCTAAAAGTTCTTTAGAGCATATGACACTGAAATTAAAAGCAAAAATGAGCACTAATGCCTTCAATGTGTCAGGCTGTTGTATTTTGCCAAATGGAAACTTGGTAGTGTCAAATTATGACCCTTCGTATTTGATATTGATCGCAACTGATGGAAAAACAGAGAATAAAATTATCAGCATCATGCAAACAATCATTGATGTTACATGTGTTCATAATGACACTGTTGCCGTAATATCATATACACAGAAAAACATTGAACTAATTAGCCTGAAATCTGGGAAAACAATCAAAACTATCAGTACGTCTGACCCTGCTATCTGCTTAACTTACACTGAAGGCACCTTTATAGTTTGCCTCGAGAACGGACAAATGAAAGAAGTCCGGTTAGAGGATAACAAGACAAATAATATTAGCAGTACGGTGGTGTCAAGAAGTATTACCGAATTAAACAACACTCTTTATTCTGTAAAGAAAGATACGAATACGGTTGTGTGTCATAAAAGAAACGGGGGCGTACTGTGGACATTTACAGACGAAGAGATTCTACAGAAACCGAGAGGCATCACAGTAGATGACCTTGGAAATGTTATAGTCGCCGGGGTCGAATCAAACAACGTAATTGCAATATCCTCTGATGGCACAAAGCACAAAATTCTCCTGTCGAAAACAGACTTATGTGGTTCACCTTGGGCAGTTTCCTTCaacaacaaattcaaatatttgctTGTTTCTAGCGACAAAGATGGTCGAGCATTTCTGTACAGCGTCAACTATTCATAA
- the LOC139483413 gene encoding uncharacterized protein translates to MVPIEDVIKNSKTSAAFTEIETSLHELKANFGLLLEHKQKNLLSISASKKLIESEILAIRQQITRHLDLIQDNFNAELNKAVEKSTQQIQSFIASLKNNQTEIDECIEDLESLKNYATDMQTFLGIAQLDTKLRKQEKHLQDCIDGGTLVHAVVSSQLNPLLQNIHKHITSFGKVVIDVIPFQLSLRRSKLIQTQMMKVMVKPKCSVENINLELKTKFKTRAFNVSGCCILPSGKLVVSNNCPSYLTLFSPDGEINRKINCDLPYIYDVACVDDTTVAVVSMTMENIELINMESGKTFTIVRTYSPCCGLTYKDNHFIVSPQKGQIQKIRLEDTKTYGIGSSMTSLNLAALGNTLYSRKRDTNTIVCHNKNGDVLWTYTDTSVLNVPRGITVDEYGNAFVAGNKSKNVVAISSHGRGHKILLSEKDLCGSPWALCYSEKFKSVLVANETDGQAFLYSVNYT, encoded by the coding sequence ATGGTTCCCATTGAAGATGTgattaaaaattccaaaacatcTGCAGCATTTACAGAAATTGAAACATCACTTCACGAACTGAAGGCAAACTTTGGTTTACTTCTGGAACACAAACAAAAGAATCTACTTTCAATTTCAGCCTCGAAAAAGTTAATTGAGTCCGAGATATTAGCGATTCGGCAGCAGATAACTCGCCATCTCGACTTAATACAAGACAATTTTAATGCTGAACTTAACAAAGCTGTGGAAAAATCTACCCAACAAATACAGAGCTTCATTGCATCTCTGAAGAATAACCAAACAGAAATCGACGAGTGCATAGAAGATTTAGAAAGCTTAAAGAATTATGCAACAGATATGCAAACATTTTTGGGAATTGCGCAATTAGACACCAAACTTCGAAAACAAGAAAAACACCTACAGGATTGTATTGATGGTGGTACTTTGGTTCACGCTGTTGTTTCTTCCCAGTTGAATCCGTTATTACAAAATATACACAAACACATAACTTCGTTTGGAAAAGTCGTCATAGATGTTATACCATTTCAATTATCACTACGAAGAAGCAAGCTAATTCAGACTCAAATGATGAAAGTAATGGTGAAACCAAAATGTTCCGTAGAGAATATAAATCTGGAGTTAAAAACGAAATTTAAAACTAGAGCTTTTAATGTGTCAGGCTGTTGTATTTTACCTTCCGGAAAACTTGTAGTGTCAAACAACTGTCCCTCGTATTTGACATTATTTTCACCTGATGGGGAAATAAATCGAAAAATTAACTGCGATTTACCATATATTTATGATGTTGCATGTGTCGACGACACAACTGTAGCCGTTGTTTCAATGACTATGGAGAATATCGAACTTATAAATATGGAATCAGGTAAAACATTCACAATTGTTCGCACTTATTCCCCTTGTTGCGGCTTAACTTATAAAGATAATCATTTTATAGTAAGTCCCCAAAAAGGACAGATACAAAAAATCAGATTAGAAGATACAAAAACATATGGTATTGGCAGTTCTATGACCTCATTGAATTTGGCTGCATTAGGCAATACACTGTACTCTAGAAAAAGGGACACGAATACCATCGTCTGTCATAATAAAAACGGTGACGTTCTATGGACATACACAGACACGTCGGTTCTAAATGTACCTAGAGGTATTACAGTTGATGAATATGGAAATGCTTTTGTTGCTGGGAACAAATCAAAAAACGTTGTGGCTATATCTTCTCATGGTAGAGGTCACAAAATACTCCTGTCAGAGAAGGACCTGTGTGGTTCTCCATGGGCACTTTGCTATAGTGAAAAATTCAAATCCGTGCTGGTTGCAAATGAAACTGACGGCCAAGCATTTTTGTACAGCGTTAATTACACATAA
- the LOC139482148 gene encoding uncharacterized protein, whose amino-acid sequence MCEPCSLQNKTERAVYFCRNCIEKYCEPCSFTHKAHKVSRKHDIVTFDDSSQNTIACEPCNYRNTFARPSDFCKECEEYLCKSCTIEHCAQKQNKNHNLQQLKNALNCEPCLVNGKTGTAVKFCLDCEEPEPLCASCADIHIAMKRTRDHRLSADRIHLNRLKPDAQRNPGNQSFCQAQVQKNSKSSEVDMASTTGKQCEPCNHRGMEVSASHYCQDCDERYCENCMQKHAKSRQSKKHDVVDISQEIENCKPCLLIKVITHASHFCKDCAENLCNECTNTHTSQKLTRNHKIIPFQYVDRKCEICESAVATSFCKDCDDPDLLCELCAEDHTSMKQNRGHKVSSDMTAFNSFAMKLR is encoded by the exons ATGTGTGAACCGTGCAGTTTACAGAACAAAACAGAACGTGCTGTTTATTTTTGTCGGAATTGCATCGAAAAGTACTGTGAACCTTGCTCCTTTACCCACAAGGCTCATAAAGTAAGCAGAAAGCATGATATTGTTACATTTGATGACTCTTCACAAAATACGATAGCTTGTGAACCATGTAATTATAGAAACACATTCGCTAGACCTTCTGATTTTTGCAAAGAATGTGAGGAATATCTTTGCAAAAGCTGTACTATTGAACATTGCgctcaaaaacaaaacaagaatcaTAATCTGCAACAGTTGAAGAATGCATTGAATTGCGAGCCTTGTTTAGTTAACGGGAAAACGGGAACAGCTGTAAAGTTTTGTCTTGATTGCGAAGAACCAGAACCACTTTGTGCTTCATGTGCGGACATACACATCGCAATGAAAAGAACCAGAGACCACAGACTGTCAGCAGACAGAATTCATTTAAACCG ACTCAAACCAGATGCACAGAGAAATCCTGGAAACCAGAGTTTTTGTCAAGCACAAGTCCAAAAGAATTCAAAAAGTTCTGAAG TCGACATGGCAAGTACAACAGGCAAGCAATGCGAACCATGTAACCACAGAGGTATGGAGGTATCAGCTTCCCACTACTGTCAAGATTGTGACGAACGATATTGTGAAAATTGTATGCAAAAACACGCAAAGAGCAGGCAAAGTAAAAAGCATGATGTAGTGGATATTAGTCAGGAAATCGAAAATTGCAAGCCATGCCTGTTAATTAAGGTTATAACACATGCTTCTCACTTCTGTAAAGATTGTGCAGAAAATTTATGCAATGAATGTACAAACACACATACATCGCAAAAACTTACAAGAAATCATAAGATTATACCTTTTCAATATGTTGATCGTAAGTGCGAAATATGTGAATCTGCAGTTGCAACATCTTTTTGTAAAGACTGCGACGATCCTGATCTCCTTTGTGAGTTGTGTGCTGAAGATCATACTTCAATGAAACAAAACAGAGGCCATAAAGTTTCAAGCGATATGACGGCGTTTAATTCCTT TGCTATGAAATTACGTTAA
- the LOC139483410 gene encoding uncharacterized protein, with protein MASSFDHCGVCTSRHVSKLSVVWCPDCDEGLCQDCTEHHSLSKSSRNHKTVPIDEYHRLPPFIVNTKLHCDEHEEKYQLFCKGHNAMLCRKCVISEKHLECKEIFPIEEVIQNAKTSVAFTEIESSFQEMKENLRLILEDRQNNVSSLSDSKQKLESEISAIRGQINQHLDKIQDHFIVELNKAVENSTQQIQSFIASLKKTLREIDECIEDVETIKKHATDMQTFLGIKLLETKLNKTENDMQCWTEGSSLGPTVVSYKMNSLLQNISNKITMFGKPIVDIQLCDLALHRKKVGQAQLIVSLEPKNSVEHITLKLKTKIKTLSNNVSSCCILPCGKMVVSNFHPSYLNLFFSDGKFEKRINDIIPNIYDVAIVDNETVAVVSSSVRNIKLVNLNSGRSFKSIHTDLPSHGLTFIKGSFIISSYEGHLLEVGLEDTKTNIIDSNVLSEYVASFENNLYSEQQDTNTVVCQNRNGDLLWTFTDETVIKGNRCITVDEHGNLFVVGGESQNVIIISSDGTKHKILLTETDLCGSPWAIDYNSELKFLLVANESDGQAFLYSVHYS; from the coding sequence ATGGCTTCCTCTTTTGACCATTGTGGTGTTTGTACTTCAAGACATGTATCTAAGCTCTCAGTGGTTTGGTGCCCAGACTGCGATGAAGGACTATGCCAAGACTGTACAGAACATCATAGCTTGTCAAAGTCATCGCGAAACCACAAGACTGTTCCTATTGACGAATATCATAGGTTGCCACCTTTTATTGTAAACACTAAACTGCACTGCGATGAACACGAGGAGAAGTACCAATTGTTTTGCAAGGGACACAATGCCATGCTCTGTAGAAAATGCGTCATTTCTGAAAAACACTTGGAATGTAAAGAAATATTCCCTATTGAAGAAGTCATTCAAAATGCTAAAACATCAGTAGCCTTTACAGAAATCGAGTCCTCATTCcaagaaatgaaagaaaatctCAGACTTATCCTTGAAGACAGACAAAATAATGTATCTTCACTATcagattcaaaacaaaaactagaGTCCGAGATATCAGCGATTCGAGGCCAGATAAATCAACACCTTGATAAAATACAAGACCATTTCATTGTTGAACTAAATAAAGCTGTAGAAAATTCAACCCAACAAATACAGAGCTTCATAGCATCTCTGAAGAAAACCCTTAGAGAAATAGACGAGTGCATAGAAGATGTAGAAACAATAAAGAAACATGCAACAGACATGCAAACATTTTTAGGTATCAAACTATTAGAAACCAAATTGAATAAAACAGAAAACGACATGCAGTGTTGGACTGAGGGTTCTAGTTTAGGTCCCACCGTAGTGTCTTACAAGATGAACTCTTTACTTCAAAATATCAGTAACAAAATAACTATGTTCGGTAAACCGATCGTAGATATCCAACTATGTGACCTAGCTTTACATAGAAAAAAAGTGGGACAAGCTCAGTTGATCGTAAGTCTGGAACCTAAAAATTCAGTTGAGCATATTACGCtgaaattaaaaacgaaaatcAAAACTTTATCTAACAATGTGTCAAGTTGTTGTATTTTACCTTGCGGTAAAATGGTTGTGTCAAACTTTCATCCTTcgtatttgaatttgtttttctctgatgggaaatttgaaaaaagaattaaCGACATCATACCTAATATTTATGATGTAGCAATTGTCGACAATGAAACTGTTGCGGTTGTATCATCTTCTGTGAGGAATATAAAACTAGTAAATCTAAATTCAGGGAGATCATTCAAAAGCATTCATACAGATTTACCTTCCCATGGTTTAACTTTCATTAAAGGCAGTTTTATAATTTCTTCTTATGAAGGACACTTGCTAGAGGTCGGGCTAGAGGATACCAAGACAAATATAATTGACAGTAATGTGTTATCAGAATACGTAGCTTCATTTGAGAATAATCTTTATTCTGAACAGCAAGATACAAATACAGTAGTGTGTCAAAATAGAAATGGGGATTTACTATGGACATTTACAGACGAAACGGTTATAAAAGGAAATAGATGTATTACAGTAGATGAACATGGAAATCTTTTTGTCGTCGGAGGCGAATCACAAAATGTAATAATAATATCATCTGATGGCACAAAGCACAAAATACTCTTGACAGAAACAGACTTATGTGGTTCTCCATGGGCTATTGATTACAACAGCGAATTGAAATTTTTGCTTGTAGCAAACGAATCAGATGGTCAAGCATTTTTGTACAGTGTACATTATTCGTAA